In the Haloactinospora alba genome, GATCTCGATCACGTCGATACTGCCCGGACCGTCCGGGGCGAGCGCGGCGCAGGGCTCACACTCGCCGCACGGATCGGGTGTCGGACCGTGTTCGCAGTTGAGCGACCGGGCGAGAATCCGCGCACTGGACGTCTTCCCGCACCCGCGGGGGCCGCTGAACATGTAGGCGTGGTTGATCCGGCCGTTGCGCAGGGCCTGGCGCAGCGGTTCGGTGACGTGCTCCTGCCCCCGAACCTCGGCGAACGTTCCCGGCCGGTACTTACGATACAGCGCGATGTTCACGGCGCGCTCACTGCTCCCTTAGGCGTCACCCCACCCATTCAACCCGGTACCGGGGACAGTTCGCACCTGTGCACACCGGCGGGGAGGTAGAGGGATGGATCTCCGGGGAAAAGCAAAGGACCCCCCGCGCACCCGCCAGAGCTCATTTATCCTTGCTGCCTTCCGGCCCTGGGGAGGTTCATAAGATGACGCCGCACGAGGGGTCTGCCCCTACTGTATCGGACGCACAGACCGTGGGATACACAGCGACGCGGAAAACCCCGACCGTGCCCGTCCTCACTCTCCGCCCGGTTCGAACCACTGGGCCAGAACGTGTATCGTGGTCCGCGGAGGATTCGCCTAGCGGCCTAGGGCGCGCGATTGGAAATCGCGTTGGGGGCAACCCCTCACGAGTTCGAATCTCGTATCCTCCGCCGCCTCATGCAGGCAAGACGAGGGCCCGGACCGGGTGCGCGGTCCGGGCCCTCGTTGTGTCGCGACCCGCCAGCGTCCGCGCGCGTGACAAGGTTCGGTTATGCGCTGGAGCGTGGAGTACTGCCGCGAACGGTTCGCCCGCAGCCGTGTCGCCCGCCTCGCGACGGCCGACGCGCACGGCCAACCGCACCTCGTACCGGTGACGTTCGCCGTGCTGGGCCAGGAGCGGGACACGGTCGCGACCGCCGTCGACCACAAGCCGAAACGGACCCGGAACCTGAAACGCCTGGCGAACATCACCGCCAATCCCAGGGTGAGCCTCCTCGCCGACGAGTACTCCGAGGACTGGCACCAGCTCTGGTGGGTGCGCGCCGACGGCACGGCGCGCATCGTCACCCACGGCGAGGAGTGGCACGCCGCGGTGCGCGAACTGCGGGAACGCTACCGCCACTACCGGGACACGCCCCCGCAGGGGCCGGTCGTCCTGATCGAGGTGCGGCACTGGTCGGGCTGGTCGTTCCGCTAGGGCCGGCGGGCCGCGGACCAGGAGGCGGCACGCGTAGGGCCGATCGCTGGGACGAGCGCAGCGTACGCGCACTGTCCCGGCCACGGAGACCGAACCTCCAGCAACCCGAGACATTCGGCAGCCACGGTCCCGGTCCGAGGTGCTCGGCCGCGCCGGGGCCGGTCGGCAGGCCGGGAGCGGCGGCGCATTGGTCTCACACAGCGCAATTCGGTAACGATGAGCCGTCGGGCCGTTCGATGTTGGAGGGTCCAGGACCCGTAACGCGAACCCCACGAAAAACAGGTGACAGCACGGCACACCCCAGTCAGAGTGCCCCTATGGACGATCGGGGACTCGCCGGGGACGGGAGCATCGCCCGGGAGGGCGCTCTGGACAGCGTGCCTGCAGTGTTCGCACCTGTCGTCACCGCCGCCCAGGCTCATATCGCCGCCGCGCTCGCCAGCGACCGGCTCCACAGTGTCTATCTCTACGGCAGCGTTCCCCGCGGCAGCGCGATACCCGGAGTCTCCGACCTCGATATGCTGATCGCTCTCCGCGACGAGCCCACCGACGCCGATCTTGCGACCGTGAGGGCGATCGAGGCCGACCTCGATCGCGACTTCCCCCAGATCCGCGGGGCCGGGATCCTGCTGGACAGCACGCGATCTCTGCTCAGCGAACGCGAGCGCCACGACGACGGCTTTTTCGTCGCGTGCCTATGCACGCCGCTGCTCGGCGAAGACCTCGCCCGGTACCTGCCGCGTTATCGTCCGACCAGTCGGCTCGCCCGCGACACCAACGGCGACCTTGCTGCCATGCTCGTCCGTTGGAGCGCGCGCGCCGCCGGATCCACCACCGCCAGAGAACGGACCGCGCTGACCCGCACCCTTGCCCGGCGCATCGTCCGCACGGGATTCACCCTGATCATGCCCGCCTGGGGCGGCTGGACCAGCGACCTCTACCGCTCGGCGGCCCTGTTCGGTCACTACTACCCGGGGCGTTCGCGACAGATGCAGATCACCGCCGCCACCGCCCGCACTCCCACCACCGATCCCGAGGTGATCAGTATGCTCATCGATGACCTGGGGCCTTGGCTTGCCGCTGAATACACCGCAGTGCACGGCGAGAAGATGTCTCACCCATAGTTCGGCCGCGCACCTCAACGGTTGATCCTGAGAAGGGCCCGCATGATGCCGGCTGGCGTCGCCCTCGTCCGGCTGGAAGGCTCAGCCGCCCCGGTGCGGGTCCGGATCACCTCCCGAACAAGCGAAAAGCCGGTCGCCGATCGCCATGTGCAGCAAATGTGCAACAGCAACCGGTGACCGGCTTCGATCGCTCATTCAGTCGGCCGCTTACCTGCGCAAACTCCGACTCAAAGCGGTGGAGGTGGGATTCGAACCCACGGAAGGTTGCCCTTCACTCGCTTTCGAGGCGAGCGCCCTCGGCCGCTAGGCGACTCCACCGGGGGCCACTCTACCTGACGCGTCGCCGTGCGAAGAACGCGGTGAGCACCTCACCGCACCGGGAGGCGACGTCCGGGCTGGCGAGGTCGGGAGGGATCACCTCGGGACGGTGGTTCAACCGCTGGTCACGGAGGACGTCCCACAGGGACCCCGCCGCACCGGCCTTCGCGTCCCGAGTGCCGTAGATCACCCGCCCGATCCGCGCGAGCACCACCGCACCCGCGCACATGGTGCAGGGTTCCAGTGTCACGGCCAGGGTGCAGCCCTCCAGGCGCCACTCCCCCCGCCGCCGGGCGGCGGCCCGCAGCGCGACCACCTCCGCGTGCGCCGTGGGGTCGCCCGCCGCCTCCCGTTCGTTGCGCCCTGCTCCGAGCACGGCGCCGTCGGGGTCCAGCACCACCGCGCCGACCGGAACGTCCGCGTCGTCACCCACGGGCTCGGCGTACTCCAGTGCCCGCCGCAGCGCCGCGTCGATCCCCGCCCGGGTGGCGGGACGCTCCATGCCCGTCATAGTCCCTGGGCGAACCGCAACGGCTCCAGTACCTCGTCGAAGCCGACCTGTTCCGCGAGAGAGGTGAGAGCGTCCCCGGGCAGCGTTCCCTCACTCGCGGTCAGTGCCGTCAGCTCCGCTTCGGTGACACCGAGGTCACCCAGCAGCTCCCGATCCCCGCCGGGGGTGGGGTGCGGTTTCTGCCCCGTGCCCTCGACCTGCTCCGGCGGGGTCATCCCGCCGCTCTCCACCAGCAGGGCCGCCATGGTGTAGTCGTTCATCACCCGGCTGTCGGAGAGGAACACACGCGGTTCCTCGTGCCCGTCCACCCGGACGATGCCGAACCACTCGTCGTCCGCCTCGATCAACAGCAGCATCGTCTCCCCGTCCGGGGAGACGTCACCCGCCAAAGCCGCGTCGCGCATCCGATCGGCGATGTCGTCGATCGTCGCGACATCCTCCTCCAGCTCGAGCTCGGCGCCGTGCCACGAGCCGCCCCTGTGGAACAGCACCACCGAGAAGATCGACACCGTCGGCTCTCCCGTCCTCTCTACGGCAGCTCCGGCAGTGATCCTTACCCGAGACCGTCAACGGCACGCTGGAACGCTTGGCCGAAACCCAACCGTTCGGAGATACTCGCCAGGATCTCGTCCGGATACAGCTCGAGGTCACCCGCCAGAGCGCCCAGTTCCATCTCGTCCAGACCGAGGTCGGCGACGATCGAGAGCTCACCGGCCGGCAGCACCTGGTCCAGGTCCTCATCATCCGGAACGTCGATGTCCAGGTACTCCAGGAGTTCCCGCGCCACCTGCCACTCCACGGAGGCGGTGACGTCGGAGAGGAAGAGGCTCACGTCGTCGCCGTAGACCCGGGCGATGATGAAGAAGTCGTCTCCCACCGCCACCATTCCCAGCGCGCCGCTGATGCTGGGCTGCTGGCGCAGCGCGTGCAGAAGCCCCTTGAAGTCCTGGGTCAGTGCCACGGGAAGCAGGTCCACATCCCAGTGGTCCTCCTCCCGATAGGCGACAGCGACGAAATCGCCGTCAGCGGGTGCGCCGTCGCTCCGTTCGAGTCCCGTCATCGTCACTCCACCCGAGGGTCGACCCGAACAGGGTCGCAGATTGTGTTGGGCAGCGTCATCGTAACCGTCGTTTCCGCCGCCCCGTCACCCGCGATACCTGGGGCGGGTCCGGAAGTGCCGGGGAACGGGCGGCCGGAACCCGAGGCTTCGGACCGGGCGGCCGAACGCGCGGGCCCCACTCTCCGTCCGCAGCGCGGTTAGACTCGCAACGGCCCGCATCCCCTGGTTTGCCCAGCTCGTTCGGA is a window encoding:
- a CDS encoding TIGR03668 family PPOX class F420-dependent oxidoreductase, with protein sequence MRWSVEYCRERFARSRVARLATADAHGQPHLVPVTFAVLGQERDTVATAVDHKPKRTRNLKRLANITANPRVSLLADEYSEDWHQLWWVRADGTARIVTHGEEWHAAVRELRERYRHYRDTPPQGPVVLIEVRHWSGWSFR
- a CDS encoding nucleotidyltransferase domain-containing protein, yielding MDDRGLAGDGSIAREGALDSVPAVFAPVVTAAQAHIAAALASDRLHSVYLYGSVPRGSAIPGVSDLDMLIALRDEPTDADLATVRAIEADLDRDFPQIRGAGILLDSTRSLLSERERHDDGFFVACLCTPLLGEDLARYLPRYRPTSRLARDTNGDLAAMLVRWSARAAGSTTARERTALTRTLARRIVRTGFTLIMPAWGGWTSDLYRSAALFGHYYPGRSRQMQITAATARTPTTDPEVISMLIDDLGPWLAAEYTAVHGEKMSHP
- a CDS encoding nucleoside deaminase, producing the protein MTGMERPATRAGIDAALRRALEYAEPVGDDADVPVGAVVLDPDGAVLGAGRNEREAAGDPTAHAEVVALRAAARRRGEWRLEGCTLAVTLEPCTMCAGAVVLARIGRVIYGTRDAKAGAAGSLWDVLRDQRLNHRPEVIPPDLASPDVASRCGEVLTAFFARRRVR
- a CDS encoding tRNA adenosine deaminase-associated protein, whose product is MSIFSVVLFHRGGSWHGAELELEEDVATIDDIADRMRDAALAGDVSPDGETMLLLIEADDEWFGIVRVDGHEEPRVFLSDSRVMNDYTMAALLVESGGMTPPEQVEGTGQKPHPTPGGDRELLGDLGVTEAELTALTASEGTLPGDALTSLAEQVGFDEVLEPLRFAQGL
- a CDS encoding tRNA adenosine deaminase-associated protein, with product MTGLERSDGAPADGDFVAVAYREEDHWDVDLLPVALTQDFKGLLHALRQQPSISGALGMVAVGDDFFIIARVYGDDVSLFLSDVTASVEWQVARELLEYLDIDVPDDEDLDQVLPAGELSIVADLGLDEMELGALAGDLELYPDEILASISERLGFGQAFQRAVDGLG